Part of the Suricata suricatta isolate VVHF042 chromosome 8, meerkat_22Aug2017_6uvM2_HiC, whole genome shotgun sequence genome, CCAGCGCAGTCGGCCGACCCGGCGCGCCCACACGCGTGCCCGGACTGCGGCCGCGCCTTCGCGCGCCGCTCCACGCTGGCCaagcacgcacgcacgcacacgggCGAGCGGCCCTTCGCGTGCACCGAGTGTGGCCGGCGCTTCTCACAGAAGTCGGCACTGACCAAACACGGCCGCACGCACACGGGCGAGCGGCCCTACGAGTGCCCCGAGTGCGACAAGCGCTTCTCGGCCGCCTCGAACCTGCGGCAGCATCGGCGGCGCCACACAGGCGAGAAGCCGTACGCATGCGCGCACTGCGGCCGCCGCTTCGCGCAGAGCTCCAACTACGCACAGCACCTGCGCGtgcacacgggcgagaagccgtACGCGTGCCCGGACTGTGGACGCGCCTTCGGCGGCAGCTCGTGCCTGGCGCGCCACCGACGCACGCACACGGGCGAGAGGCCGTACGCATGCGCCGACTGCGGCACGCGCTTCGCCCAGAGCTCCGCTCTGGCTAAGCACCGACGCGTGCACACCGGCGAGAAGCCGCACCGCTGCGCAGTGTGCGGCCGCCGCTTCGGGCACCGCTCCAACCTGGCGGAGCATGCGCGCACGCACACGGGGGAGCGGCCCTACCCGTGCGCCGAGTGCGGCCGGCGCTTCCGTCTCAGCTCGCACTTCATCCGCCACCGTCGCGCGCACATGCGGCGGCGTCTCTATATCTGCGCTGGTTGCGGCCGGGACTTCAAGCTACCCCCTGGCGCCACGGCCGCCACTGCCACCGAGCGCTGCCCAGAGTGCGAGGGCAGCTGAGCCGCCGTTCTCGTCGCTGTGGTGCTGCTGGCGTCcggctggggagcaggggcacGGGGGCACGCTGGGACCCCAACCTGGGGCTGCATTAACCTGGGCCGCCCCGCCCCACTGGGAAGGGGGTGGAGCAGCAGGCCTAGCTGCCTTGGAACTGGGAAGCCGAGAATCCCCTACTGCGATCCCAGTAAGCAGTGCCCTCCCCTCACTACAACCCCTTGGCCCGTGTTAGTGAATAAAGTATTAAATCCTCGTCCCACCCGTGCCTGtgagtgaggtgggggaggggaggagaaaagttGGGGTTTTCCCCAGGCTTAAGTGATCTGAATGAGTTATCGTGGAGCCAAGTGAGGCTATAGGCCCCAAAGGATTCCTTGAAAAGCTTTATTGTGTGAGTTCTCCCACACCTGGCCCTCGATTGTCCTCCTAACTTCAGGCCTGGAAGGGTCCACGAATCCTGCACATTTCCGATCAAACAGCCGCTGCACTGGTTGGTGGGCAGGCATGAACTTTAGGAGAGATGGGCTGATTTCATTTCTTAGCTTGCACgacaggggcagagccagagaggaGGGCACACGatgaggggcagggcaggaacTGAAGTGGTGGCAATGGTTACACCCCAATCTGGACATGTTGAGGGTGAGGTAAAGGCAGAGGGGTCAGAGAGGTGATCGGAAATAGTCGTTTGGGGATATCAGGTCTGGAGTGGATGATACCATGGCCAGAGGAATCCCCGAGAGGAGTCTGTGAAAGAGCAGCCACAGCTAGGAAGAAACCCAGAAGTGTCTTGTCTGGGAAATGTAAAGTTTCATGGAGGGAGTGGTCAGCTCTCTTAGATGCTGTATTTGTAGCTCTGAGAAAGTGGTGAGAAGAGGTGTGGGGGGTGAAAGCCATGCTTGGGTGGGTTAGAGTATAAACAGGAGAATGAGGAAGCCCAGCGGATGGGTGTagacaacacattttttttaaatgttttatttatttttgagacagagagagacagggcatgagagggggaggggcagagagaggagacagaaccagaagcaggctccaggctctgagctagctgtcagcagagcctgacgtggggctcgaacccacgaacgtgagatctgtcctgagctgaagccggaggcttaaccgactgagccacccaggcgcccctagacaacACATTTTAAGAGGCTTGGCTGTGAAAAGCAAGAGGGAAGTGGCTGGAGATTTGTTGGGTTTTTGTCAATAGGAAAGAAACTCGATTACACTTTATATCTGCTGGTGGAAGAGCtgatggaaaagaagagaagttgATTAGGTAGAGGAGACAGGAGAGAACTAATGGAGAGGAAATGCGGTAAGAGATCAGTTAAGGATCGACTCCTGCCGGCACTGGTAGGGAGAGGAAAGGTGGGCTTGGGAAACACAAAGCTGAAGCAGGTCCAATCGGGATTGTTTTACCTGGAAAGTGAGAGGTCACTGGTTAAAGGAGTGAGGTCATTAGTAAAAGGAATGAGGCCAGTAAAAAAAGGAATGCCTTAGTTTGCTGATGTGGAAACAGGCTTAGAAGGGCAGCAAAAGTAGTTCAAAGGTTTTTTCCCCGGTGTTACTCTGCACTGTGAGGCGGGGAGGTATCCCAGAAAGGGGAGTGAtgtgcctgaggtcacacaatgAGTAAATCATACACACCCAACACTATCTTTAGGTATACAAGTGGAAATTCGCcttgggagggtgggaggaggcaagAGGCCTCTCCAAGAAGGGGATCCCAGTCATGGGGGCCCATGAAAAGGGGCATTTGGCTCTCAGAGGGCTGGGGTCCTAATGGACAGGGATGGGTTTTAGGTTCAGGCCCATCTTAACTGTTGACATTTCCTGCTCTGGGCCTCTGAACATTGAGTTGAAAAAGCAAACGGGTAACTGCAGACTTAGAAAGTCCCTACTttctaagtgccaggcactgtcctaagcacTCTACTTAAAACAGCTTACTTAAACCTTACAGCCCTGAGGTAGacatcattattttcatttgagatgaggaaaccaaggtacAGACAGATGGAAGCACTTTGGATGAATGTCATCCAGCTCGTAAGTATCAAAGATGGCGTCTGAACCCAGATAGCCTAGCTCCAGACTGGGCTCTTAACCAACTCTACATACAGCCCCCTTTAGATGCCCAGAAGGGATCAGGGAATTGCATGACATCAGTGATCTTGCTGGAAAGCAGATCTCTCTGCCCTGTAGGTGGGAGGCACCCTAGAGAAACATGGGAACTGGGCTCAGAGGCCTCCCTAGGGCCCTTCTCCAGGACTTGCTGAGATAGAGCTTCCCCAGTCACTCCAGAGAGAATCTAGAAGTTGCTAACCAAAacttttattgagagagaaaataccaggAGGCTGTCTTCCGGAAGTTCTTGGGCCTCAGACCTTAGGGCCCCTCAGCCCAAGATCTATTAGGAAAGGACTAGAAAAAGTTCCATGACCAGGCCACTCTCCGCTTCTCAGATAGCATGCTGAGTTGCAGGTCCTGTGCGCACGGTTCTAGGTTGAGGCCTGGTCTGTGGACTCACAGGCAAGGTCTGCAGGCCCCCCCGCTTGGTCTTCAGAGGTGGCCCCATGGGGTAAGTCTGTATACTTGAGGGCAGAGCCACGGGACAGATGTGCTGGGTAGCGCCGCCGGTTGATGTCCATCTTGGAGAGCACCGCTTGGGGCAGATCCACGTGGCAGCGGGCTGCTAATGCCACCAGATAGATGAGGACATCACTAAGCTCCTCTTGAAGGGCTGCCCTTTCCCTGGGGGGCCAGGCTTGGGGGCCGAGCGCTTCATCAGGCTTCCACTGACTGGGGACAGAACAGACAGGCACAAACACAGATGCTAAGACAACAGGCTCCGCCTCTCCTAGGAGCACCCTAGTCCTTGCAGAGATGAACTCCCATCTTTTAGGAAGTTCCTTCAAGGACAACTCAACCCACCTGGGCCCTTGGCAGAGTCAGGGTGGGGAAGAGACCCTGACAGATGATTCATCCAGACCTGTGTGTCCCAACCCGAGGCAGGGAGTGACCAAGAGAACGTCTCACTTGCTAAGACCTAATTCTACTTCTCTCTCCAGCCCTAGCCACCACCACTCCAGACTAATCCTCAGACCTGTGAAAGCTTGCTAACTCATCTTCTACTTTTGCCCAGTACCatcttttaaaagcagaaattacaggggtgccagggtggctcagtcagttaagtggccgacttcagctcaggtcatgatctcacagctcatgaatctgagtcccacatcgggctctctgtgctgacagctcagagcctggagcctgctttggattctgtgtttccctctctctctgcccctcccctgctcatactatgtctctctctcaaaaagtgagtaaacagtagaaagaaaaataaaggactattaaaataaatacatacatacattgaaGCAGAAATtactttgtccctcccctgctaaaaTCCCCCCAACCGTGCTTAAAATTCATCAAACTCCTGACCATGTCCTTTAGGCCCTAATTGAGCAGTCTCCTGCCTCTTGCAAAGTCATTATCCaccactctcccttcccccccacctaAAGCCACTCTGGCCTGTTCTGTCTGGCAAACAGGTCAAACTgtcacagggcctttgcacgtccCTGCTTCTTCTACTTTAAATGctcttctccctgctccccacccccacccccaatctttCCTGTGGCTCCTCCTAGCTCCTTCCTGAGGTCTCAGCACAGATGTCACCTCCTTAGAAAAGCCTTCTCCTTCTGTTACTTCCTTTCTCATCATTCTGTATTGTTTTCCTCATAGAACTTTTTCACAATTCCTGATCTAGTCACCATGCACTCTGAAGGCAGGAATCatgtccatctttttcttttttaagtcatctccacacccaacatggggcttgaactcacaaccctgagatcaagagttgcatgcttggggcgcctgggtggctcagtcggttaagcatccgacttcggctcaggtcatgggttccccatatcagcctggagcctgcttcagattctgtgtttccctctctctctgcccctccccagctcactctccgtctctctctctctctctctcaaaaataaaataaagacataaaaaaaaaaaaaagagttgcatgctctactgactgaggcagccaggcaccccaggcaccaTGTCTATCTTGTTCAAGGCTGTATCTCTTAATTCTAGAAGACCTAGCACATAGCTGATGCTCACAAAACTGTAATGAATGAAAGGCTTGCCCTTACATCTCTGTGCTTCTCATTTCTCCATTCCCAAAGCTTAGGGCTTGGTTTAGGCCTCACGACCTCTTCACTGATCTGTACCAGCCTCCCCAcaggcctcccctgccccagtTCTCTTGGTGACCCAATCCACCCTACAGACGCAGTGGTCTTTCTACCACTCAGATCGTTAGTTCAAACTTCATCATTTCTAGCTCCAGCTTTGTCACTCTGGGTTCATAtgccacctctctctcttccacagcCCACCAcccatggagcacctgggtgactcagttgagtgtctgactcttgattttggctcaggtcatgatcccagggttgtgggatcaattCTGTGTCCAACTCTGCACTGCgaatggagcctgctcaagattcaagattctctccctctcctgcttgtgatctcttaaaaaaaaaaaaaaaaaaacaccaaaaaaatctCCCTAAATTTAACCTGCCCTTTCCCGCTCACTACCTTTGAAAAGGATTCTCAGTCTGGAACTCAACAGGCAGGTCTCCTAAAGGAtaccctcctttcctccccatcCCTTAAGGCTTGGACCTGCCTTGCTGTTTTCACACCTTTCTTTCCCAGAATAGATGCCCCAAGAGGGCAGGGACAGGTGAGTCATCTCTGTATCCCCagacagagcctggcatggataTTTAGTGATAAGATAaatgttcccctcccccacaacacaGACTCTCCGAAAAAGTCTTCTTTCTACTCACAAGAGCTCTGCCAACTCCCCGACTTCCCCCACCAAGGCCAGCAGGAGGTTCCGGGGCTGGTGGAACTGGCCCCAGTCTCTTTCAGCAGCAAATTCAGCATGGAGGCGGCGGCTGGAATAGAAGAAAGGGCCAGAAGCCCAGGTCCCAGGGTTAGAGAATGAGGTTGACACAGAGCCCAGGCGGGTATCTCAGTGATAGgtaatgagtgggggagagggcaccAGTTCTGCACCTAATTCCTTGGATGGCCTTAAGCAAACCATTTCTTCTCTATGGGTCTTGGGCTCCTCATCTCTACAGTGGGTGCGCCCTACACAGACCCTGAACTCTATCAAAACCTAACAATTCCTTCCGTCTTTTCCATTATTCCACCTCCTGATGCTGCTTCTGCAGTTTCCTCCGCCGGGAATATTCCTTTCTCTGCATATCGAAAGACTACTGATTTTACAAAGTGCAACTTCAGGGACACTTCCCCTAAGAAGCCCTCCTTGATTTC contains:
- the ZNF771 gene encoding zinc finger protein 771 yields the protein MPGEQQTEEEEEEEMQEEMVLLVKGEEDEGEEKYEVVKLKIPLDNKEVPSEAPAQSADPARPHACPDCGRAFARRSTLAKHARTHTGERPFACTECGRRFSQKSALTKHGRTHTGERPYECPECDKRFSAASNLRQHRRRHTGEKPYACAHCGRRFAQSSNYAQHLRVHTGEKPYACPDCGRAFGGSSCLARHRRTHTGERPYACADCGTRFAQSSALAKHRRVHTGEKPHRCAVCGRRFGHRSNLAEHARTHTGERPYPCAECGRRFRLSSHFIRHRRAHMRRRLYICAGCGRDFKLPPGATAATATERCPECEGS
- the DCTPP1 gene encoding dCTP pyrophosphatase 1, yielding MSRANGVARGDTEGDGSAAAGPFSFSPEPTLEDIRRLHAEFAAERDWGQFHQPRNLLLALVGEVGELAELFQWKPDEALGPQAWPPRERAALQEELSDVLIYLVALAARCHVDLPQAVLSKMDINRRRYPAHLSRGSALKYTDLPHGATSEDQAGGPADLACESTDQAST